The following coding sequences are from one Desulfuromonas sp. TF window:
- a CDS encoding DUF6485 family protein, whose protein sequence is MECISKRSLEHCTCTYAACDKRGSCCKCVVYHREKGEIPGCFFSPEGERTYDRSIASLILDRSC, encoded by the coding sequence ATGGAATGCATCTCCAAGAGATCTCTTGAACATTGCACCTGCACCTATGCCGCCTGCGACAAGCGTGGCAGCTGCTGCAAATGCGTCGTCTATCACCGCGAAAAGGGCGAAATTCCCGGCTGCTTTTTTTCGCCGGAAGGAGAGCGAACCTATGATCGGTCCATCGCAAGCCTGATACTGGATCGCTCATGCTGA
- a CDS encoding HD domain-containing phosphohydrolase, with product MNSLKIKMLGLMVAIMVMTVGLTAWHNLRTQKTMLLGIADQSSRVLGETIRSSIITNMANGHTAEIENILEKITKEPSIESVRIFDESGRILVSGDTEETGDMVGAADLFAYRSNKVTFEDNDKGKNSFSTFVPIYNSPVCHSCHDRDQAVLGILNVRLSLNALSALRGEGREATLLSSAGMLAVLIITITLFVLIYVDAPIRKLVAAMNQVEQGDFPNAIVTVRNSDEMALLSTKFNFMVNRLKGLIETTVQHEREMAISQEKLVHHDEIRNMNITLEERLKEIEYLNITLEERIEEIEEANYKIADLVSDLEDKNTTLEQAVSRLSALYKMGLAINSTMDLGKLFELLIRKTMDTLKARHGYILLLDKEAWTLKIGAVIGVPEVIDTTRNIPLKRGGVSHWVIDNQQPLLIQNMDDARDFNRVSLLGFTRESVICVPLTAKDEVVGTITMANKLDGTPFSAEDLELLTTIAAQASVAIKNARLYEEQQNTYLNTVQALVSAIEASDAYTRGHSERVTRYSLALARQIGLSADSVKKLEQAAILHDIGKIGVDVALLHKEGKLSPEDIDILHQHPIIGVRILDPIHFLNNVLKIIEQHHERFDGKGYPHGIDGKDQLIEARILAVADTYDAMTSDRPYRKALSHDIALQEIADHAGTQFDPEVADAFFQLCKEGGLPS from the coding sequence ATGAATTCGCTCAAAATTAAAATGCTCGGCCTCATGGTTGCAATTATGGTGATGACCGTCGGACTGACGGCCTGGCACAACCTCCGGACTCAAAAAACGATGTTGCTGGGGATAGCCGATCAGAGCTCCCGGGTACTGGGGGAAACCATCCGCAGCAGCATCATTACCAATATGGCGAACGGACATACTGCAGAGATAGAGAATATTCTCGAAAAAATCACCAAGGAACCCTCCATCGAGTCCGTTCGCATCTTTGATGAATCGGGCCGCATTCTTGTTTCCGGCGACACGGAAGAGACAGGCGACATGGTGGGCGCAGCCGACCTTTTCGCCTATCGTTCCAACAAAGTGACCTTCGAAGACAACGATAAAGGGAAAAATTCCTTCAGCACTTTCGTACCGATTTACAATTCTCCTGTGTGCCACAGTTGCCATGACCGCGACCAAGCGGTCCTGGGAATTCTTAATGTCAGACTCTCGCTGAACGCGCTTTCCGCCCTTCGCGGCGAAGGACGCGAAGCAACCCTGCTCTCATCGGCGGGAATGCTGGCCGTTCTTATCATAACCATCACACTGTTCGTTCTCATCTATGTCGACGCTCCCATTCGCAAACTTGTGGCAGCCATGAATCAGGTGGAACAGGGGGATTTTCCCAACGCGATCGTTACCGTGCGCAATTCAGATGAAATGGCCCTTCTCTCCACCAAGTTCAATTTCATGGTGAATCGGCTCAAAGGTCTCATAGAGACCACCGTCCAGCACGAAAGGGAAATGGCCATCAGTCAGGAGAAACTGGTCCACCACGATGAAATCCGCAACATGAACATAACCCTCGAGGAGCGGCTCAAGGAGATCGAATATCTGAATATCACCCTGGAAGAACGCATCGAGGAAATTGAGGAGGCCAATTACAAGATCGCCGATCTGGTCAGCGATCTGGAGGATAAGAACACGACCCTTGAGCAGGCGGTGTCCCGGTTGTCGGCCCTTTACAAAATGGGACTGGCGATAAATTCCACCATGGATCTTGGGAAATTGTTCGAACTGTTGATCCGCAAGACCATGGATACGCTCAAGGCGCGGCACGGCTATATCCTCCTTCTTGACAAGGAGGCCTGGACCCTGAAAATCGGAGCGGTCATCGGGGTCCCGGAGGTTATCGACACCACCAGGAACATCCCCCTCAAACGAGGAGGAGTCTCCCACTGGGTCATCGACAACCAACAGCCGCTTTTGATTCAGAACATGGATGATGCCAGGGATTTCAACAGGGTCAGTCTCCTCGGATTCACTCGGGAGTCGGTGATCTGCGTCCCTCTCACGGCCAAGGACGAAGTCGTCGGCACCATTACTATGGCCAACAAACTGGACGGAACACCTTTCAGCGCCGAGGATCTCGAGCTTCTCACCACCATTGCCGCCCAGGCGAGCGTCGCCATCAAGAACGCCCGCCTTTATGAAGAACAGCAGAACACCTACCTCAATACGGTTCAGGCACTGGTTTCAGCTATCGAAGCCAGTGACGCCTATACCCGCGGCCACTCCGAACGGGTCACCAGGTACAGCTTGGCGCTGGCCAGGCAAATAGGGTTGTCGGCCGATTCCGTCAAGAAGCTCGAACAGGCGGCCATTCTCCACGACATCGGTAAGATCGGCGTGGACGTCGCTTTACTTCACAAGGAAGGAAAACTCTCCCCGGAAGATATCGACATCCTCCACCAGCACCCCATAATAGGCGTCCGCATCCTCGATCCGATCCATTTTCTGAACAACGTGCTCAAAATTATCGAGCAGCATCATGAGCGCTTCGACGGCAAGGGATATCCCCACGGGATAGACGGCAAGGACCAGCTCATCGAGGCGCGGATTCTGGCCGTCGCGGATACCTATGACGCCATGACCTCCGACCGTCCCTATCGCAAAGCACTCTCCCACGATATCGCACTACAGGAAATCGCCGATCATGCAGGCACCCAGTTCGATCCGGAGGTGGCCGACGCGTTTTTTCAGCTCTGCAAGGAAGGCGGGCTCCCGAGTTGA
- a CDS encoding S-adenosylmethionine:tRNA ribosyltransferase-isomerase, whose translation MDLDDYNFDLPEAQIAQFPLPARENSRLMVVDRGRNSVGIGKFLSISDYFTEGDLLVVNNTQVIPARLLGSKDSGGRIEVFLVRRLAPEEETWACLTRCSKSPSPGTRLVLGAGIEGVVVPGGEPPYRHIRFTCRGDFMTAVEEVGRIPLPPYIRRDDAEVDRERYQTVFASVPGAVAAPTAGLHFTESIFESLRGKGVEIHSLTLHVGLGTFLPVRTENILEHRMHSEEFHIPPETAAAVNRAKEQGRRVFALLTLHVGLGTFLPVRTENILEHRMHS comes from the coding sequence ATGGATCTTGACGATTACAATTTCGATCTCCCCGAGGCTCAGATTGCCCAGTTCCCTCTGCCGGCTCGGGAAAACTCCAGGCTCATGGTGGTGGATCGGGGACGAAACAGTGTAGGAATCGGTAAATTTCTCTCCATCTCCGATTATTTTACCGAGGGCGACCTGCTGGTGGTGAATAATACGCAGGTGATTCCCGCACGGCTGCTGGGCTCAAAGGATTCGGGGGGGCGAATTGAAGTCTTCCTGGTCCGTCGTCTTGCGCCCGAAGAGGAAACCTGGGCCTGTCTGACCCGATGTTCCAAGTCTCCGTCCCCCGGAACCCGGCTGGTCCTGGGAGCGGGGATCGAAGGAGTGGTCGTTCCCGGGGGAGAGCCCCCTTATCGCCATATTCGATTCACCTGCCGCGGTGATTTCATGACCGCCGTGGAGGAAGTGGGACGCATCCCTCTTCCCCCCTATATTCGCAGGGATGATGCGGAGGTGGACCGGGAACGATATCAGACGGTTTTTGCCAGCGTCCCGGGGGCGGTCGCCGCTCCCACCGCCGGTCTTCATTTTACGGAGTCTATCTTCGAGTCCCTGCGCGGCAAAGGGGTGGAAATCCATTCCCTGACCCTTCACGTCGGGCTTGGAACTTTTCTCCCCGTGCGGACCGAGAACATCCTCGAACACCGGATGCACAGTGAAGAATTTCATATTCCACCGGAAACCGCCGCAGCGGTGAACAGGGCAAAAGAACAGGGCAGGAGGGTCTTCGCTCTCCTGACCCTTCACGTCGGGCTTGGAACTTTTCTCCCCGTGCGGACCGAGAACATCCTCGAACACCGGATGCACAGTGA
- a CDS encoding S-adenosylmethionine:tRNA ribosyltransferase-isomerase, whose amino-acid sequence GTTTTRTLEYAVGDSGFLKAGSGNSDLFIYPGFRFRIVDALITNFHLPRSTLLMLVSAFAGREKILGAYRRAVREDFRFFSYGDCMLIL is encoded by the coding sequence TGGGACGACCACCACCAGAACGCTGGAATATGCCGTAGGTGACAGCGGCTTTCTGAAGGCGGGCAGCGGAAATTCCGACCTGTTCATCTATCCCGGTTTTCGATTTCGAATCGTCGATGCCCTGATCACCAATTTTCACCTGCCGCGTTCAACCCTGCTGATGCTGGTTTCGGCTTTTGCAGGTCGGGAGAAAATTCTAGGGGCATATCGACGCGCCGTGCGGGAAGATTTTCGTTTTTTCAGCTACGGCGATTGCATGCTGATTTTGTGA
- the tgt gene encoding tRNA guanosine(34) transglycosylase Tgt, giving the protein MTIFTFDLLQEDATSRARRGRLHTPHGAVETPVFMPVGTQGTVKAILPEALGEIGAQIILANTYHLFLRPGHELVRRLGGLHSFMNWNGPILTDSGGFQVFSLGDLRRISEEGVRFQSHLDGSAHVLTPESSIAVQEALGADVIMAFDECIPYPSSREYVAASTDRSSRWARRCKEARRTGDGAALFGIVQGGMYPDLRARSVEDLLEIGFDGYAVGGLSVGEEANLMYEMMECTLPLLPENRPRYVMGVGTPENLIEGVSRGVDMFDCVMPTRNARNGVLFTSFGRISIKQARYSDDPLPADPDCGCYVCRNYSRAYLRHLYQSREILASVLNTHHNLHYYLKLMEGARCAIEEGIFHEFKRDFYAKRAHDPG; this is encoded by the coding sequence GTGACGATTTTCACGTTTGATCTTTTACAAGAGGATGCCACGTCCCGAGCCCGGCGAGGGCGTCTTCATACCCCACACGGGGCCGTCGAAACTCCTGTTTTCATGCCCGTCGGGACCCAGGGGACCGTCAAGGCGATTCTTCCCGAGGCCCTTGGAGAAATAGGGGCCCAGATCATCCTGGCCAACACCTATCATCTCTTTTTGCGGCCGGGGCATGAACTGGTCCGGAGGCTGGGGGGACTCCACTCCTTTATGAACTGGAATGGCCCGATTCTGACCGACAGCGGCGGGTTCCAGGTTTTCAGCCTAGGGGATCTGCGGCGGATCAGCGAAGAGGGCGTGCGTTTTCAATCTCATCTGGACGGATCCGCTCACGTGCTGACTCCGGAGTCCTCCATTGCCGTGCAGGAGGCCCTTGGGGCGGACGTCATCATGGCCTTTGATGAATGCATCCCGTATCCGTCGTCTCGCGAATACGTGGCTGCTTCCACCGACCGTTCCAGCCGCTGGGCTCGTCGCTGCAAGGAAGCCCGCCGCACCGGAGACGGTGCCGCCCTCTTCGGCATCGTTCAGGGGGGAATGTACCCCGACCTGAGGGCTCGCAGTGTCGAGGATCTTCTGGAGATCGGTTTTGACGGATATGCCGTCGGCGGCCTCTCGGTGGGCGAAGAGGCGAATCTCATGTATGAGATGATGGAATGCACCCTCCCTTTGCTCCCCGAGAACCGGCCGCGTTACGTCATGGGAGTCGGTACTCCCGAGAATCTCATCGAAGGAGTGAGCCGGGGAGTGGACATGTTCGACTGTGTCATGCCCACCCGCAATGCGCGCAATGGCGTACTGTTCACCTCCTTCGGCAGAATCAGCATCAAACAGGCCCGTTACAGTGATGATCCTTTGCCGGCAGATCCCGATTGCGGCTGTTATGTATGCCGCAACTACAGCAGGGCGTATCTGCGTCATCTGTATCAGAGCCGCGAAATTCTGGCTTCCGTGCTTAACACGCATCACAATCTGCATTATTATCTCAAGCTGATGGAGGGAGCCAGGTGCGCCATCGAGGAGGGGATCTTCCACGAATTCAAGCGAGATTTTTACGCTAAAAGGGCGCATGATCCGGGATGA
- the yajC gene encoding preprotein translocase subunit YajC: protein MISEAYAMAGNAAQEGGRPGYEGIIMLVIMFAIFYFLLIRPQQKRAKQHKQLIEALKVGDQVITAGGIHGKVAAIQENVVTIEVATGVKIKINRSSVVGTKLEQ from the coding sequence ATGATTTCCGAAGCCTACGCCATGGCAGGCAACGCAGCCCAGGAGGGAGGACGCCCCGGATACGAGGGCATCATCATGCTGGTGATCATGTTCGCCATTTTTTATTTTCTGCTGATCCGTCCTCAGCAGAAAAGGGCCAAACAGCATAAACAGCTGATTGAAGCCCTCAAGGTCGGCGACCAGGTGATTACCGCCGGCGGCATTCACGGCAAGGTCGCTGCCATTCAGGAGAATGTTGTAACCATCGAAGTTGCAACCGGCGTGAAGATAAAAATCAACCGTTCTTCGGTTGTGGGAACCAAACTGGAGCAGTAA